In a genomic window of Thamnophis elegans isolate rThaEle1 unplaced genomic scaffold, rThaEle1.pri scaffold_135_arrow_ctg1, whole genome shotgun sequence:
- the ANKLE1 gene encoding LOW QUALITY PROTEIN: ankyrin repeat and LEM domain-containing protein 1 (The sequence of the model RefSeq protein was modified relative to this genomic sequence to represent the inferred CDS: deleted 1 base in 1 codon) → MEHSASQLAARLCRALQGQDDAMVAAMLREGADPNLVLPEEGVAPMHLAAGLEQENGIRGLRLLLQHGGDPNVRSGEGLTPLHVAASWGCTTCLRLLLAEGGDPHLQDQDGNTAFDLAVEHGNETCVNILQDGEWNSGFPQRRAESFLSTITEDAGQTGPCDSLPFPSDRLLRSSLKEARLPLGEAAPNGGPGPCTQDRSASSFLTEGSWRGDTILDLSDFSVRLAVSPKAFLPPRKPASSRADVQTRWGGEVGRALPDAGVKQSWDFRAAAEGGCSSAPGPDTALRGPFPFVGSEALSFGSDTAESPPKALSSASLQSAPEAAPLRPPPGANACGLPQGRGSLDPGLSVRLPGQEGLDVTCLGHLAESTAVSDLGTMVAEPGSVLGISGTLDGCSARGRSPGRCSAASTERYFSCVSECWHSAVEGPGYGCAHEWEEGRAAPSGPAGSYNTSKGVWCGGPPSCMGKGLSGQRTPPTRGAARIFPKGAPWEGSALATGAPAETRGLPVERQGPREERAEAEGLGGQLPRPALSAGEGQLSPSTQDTVPVHWPSEERSRFGPPGPISTLGDTEVAPWAPNSVGEAPPSTLDAQLRAMMLATKVAHSPLLPSNRKCCPVAPWPQSPSTGTLPQQSPSTSSLFEESLEMPRRPRRVRRGPRAASPRGAAALSRSPPPAREAEEAGEGRAPSAVPSPWGGSLASSSGEVGHGEGPCGRAESGAGGASAGDAAQGFSEGGTTGCPGVSGPARGEGLQGQFQPAVWEGPLCHSPPREAEPHSPGGAPVAGGPPCEPECHGARGTPLCGRGRGPDPHRTAPAHHGRLRAQRLEDTLPLCDWRAWARQEGQRGRQGNGGGAPLNPEHLTDQALARKLRELGADPGPVTPLTRRLYVRLLERLSRDPETPARRGSAGGFFFQIGPLLGGAQDVGRGFDPPEPPPVPEDPSPPRSPGLTLPLCSAYSQELDSALRTYRIPPSKADEMALAAEFDQPDKSRRWREGLLKSSFNYLLLDPRVTQNLPARCQLLSSAEAFRTFVRAIFYVGKGTRGRPYRHLYEALTHHREGQGKPARQVSSKVQHILEIWAGGQGVVSMHCFQNVVPVEAYTREACMVDAIGLKMLTNQKKGNYYGLVAGWPMKRRRNLGVFLLHRALRIFLGEGERQLRPADI, encoded by the exons ATGGAGCACAGCGCTTCGCAGCTGGCGGCGCGGCTCTGCCGGGCTCTGCAGGGCCAGGACGACGC GATGGTGGCTGCCATGCTCCGGGAGGGAGCTGACCCCAACCTGGTCCTGCCGGAGGAGGGCGTGGCCCCCATGCACTTGGCTGCCGGCCTGGAGCAGGAGAACGGGATACGtggcctccgcctcctcctccagcaCGGGGGAGACCCCAACGTCAG ATCTGGGGAAGGCCTCACCCCCCTCCACGTTGCTGCCTCCTGGGGATGCACCACCTGCTTGAGGCTCCTGCTGGCCGAGGGGGGCGACCCCCACCTCCAAGACCAG GATGGGAACACGGCCTTCGACCTGGCTGTGGAACATGGGAACGAAACCTGTGTCAACATCCTGCAGGACGGAGAGTGGAACAGCGGCTTCC CTCAGCGGAGAGCGGAGAGCTTCCTGTCCACCATAACGGAAGATGCCGGGCAAACTGGGCCGTGTGACTCTCTCCCTTTTCCATCCGATAGACTGCTACGGTCCTCCCTGAAGGAGGCTCGTCTGCCGCTTGGGGAAGCTGCTCCAAATGGTGGGCCCGGGCCTTGCACCCAGGACCGGTCGGCCTCCTCCTTCCTCACCGAGGGCTCCTGGCGGGGCGACACGATTTTGGACCTGTCAGATTTCAGCGTCCGGCTGGCGGTCTCCCCCAAGGCCTTCCTGCCCCCCAGGAAGCCAGCCTCGAGTCGTGCCGACGTACAGACCCGCTGGGGTGGTGAGGTGGGGCGCGCGCTGCCGGACGCTGGCGTGAAGCAGTCTTGGGACTTCCGGGCCGCTGCAGAGGGAGGGTGCAGCTCAGCCCCGGGCCCAGACACGGCTCTGCGGGGGCCCTTCCCTTTCGTGGGCTCCGAGGCTCTCTCGTTCGGATCGGACACCGCAGAATCCCCACCGAAGGCCCTGTCCTCTGCCAGCCTCCAGTCTGCCCCAGAAGCGGCCCCACTCCGTCCCCCACCGGGTGCCAATGCCTGTGGGCTTCCTCAGGGGAGGGGCTCCCTGGATCCTGGCCTCTCGGTGAGGCTCCCAGGCCAGGAGGGGCTGGACGTCACCTGCCTTGGTCACCTGGCTGAGTCGACAGCCGTCTCGGACCTGGGAACGATGGTGGCTGAGCCGGGCTCCGTCCTGGGGATCAGCGGGACTCTGGACGGATGCTCGGCGAGAGGAAGGTCTCCGGGCAGGTGCTCAGCGGCCAGCACGGAGCGCTATTTTTCGTGCGTGAGTGAATGTTGGCACAGTGCTGTGGAAGGCCCAGGATACGGCTGTGCTCATGAGTGGGAAGAGGGGAGGGCTGCCCCTAGCGGCCCCGCAGGCAGCTACAACACCAGCAAGGGAGTTTGGTGTGGTGGGCCTCCCTCCTGCATGGGGAAGGGTCTCTCTGGCCAGAGGACTCCCCCCACCAGAGGGGCTGCCCGGATCTTTCCGAAGGGGGCTCCTTGGGAAGGTTCTGCACTGGCGACCGGGGCCCCCGCTGAGACTCGGGGGCTGCCTGTGGAACGCCAGGGGCCGAGGGAAGAGAGGGCAGAGGCCGAGGGCCTGGGAGGGCAGCTGCCGCGACCGGCTCTCTCGGCAGGAGAGGGGCAGCTGAGCCCGTCCACTCAAGACACAGTCCCCGTCCATTGGCCGTCAGAAGAGAGGAGTCGTTTCGGTCCGCCTGGACCCATCAGCACTCTGGGTGACACAGAGGTGGCCCCGTGGGCCCCTAACAGCGTTGGAGAAGCGCCCCCCAGCACTCTGGATGCCCAGCTGCGGGCGATGATGCTGGCCACCAAGGTCGCCCactccccactcctcccctccaaTCGGAAATGCTGCCCTGTGGCCCCCTGGCCCCAAAGCCCCTCCACGGGGACCCTTCCTCAGCAGAGCCCCAGTACTTCATCTCTCTTTGAGGAGTCCCTGGAGATGCCCAGGCGCCCCAGGAGAGTCAGGAGGGGCCCCAGAGCGGCTTCACCCCGAGGGGCTGCCGCGCTCAGTCGCTCACCTCCCCCGGCCAGAGAGGCAGAGGAGGCGGGGGAGGGCAGGGCCCCCTCAGCCGTTCCCAGCCCTTGGGGCGGCTCCCTTGCCAGCTCAAGTGGGGAGGTGGGCCATGGGGAAGGCCCCTGCGGGAGGGCAGAGTCGGGGGCAGGAGGGGCCTCTGCGGGGGATGCTGCTCAGGGCTTCTCCGAGGGTGGGACCACTGGGTGCCCAGGGGTCTCCGGCCCAGCCAGGGGAGAAGGCCTCCAGGGTCAGTTTCAGCCGGCTGTCTGGGAGGGGCCCCTCTGCCACTCGCCCCCCAGGGAGGCTGAGCCCCATTCGCCAGGAGGTGCCCCTGTCGCCGGGGGGCCGCCCTGCGAGCCTGAGTGCCACGGAGCCCGTGGAACACCTCTATGTGGACGAGGAAGAGGGCCAGACCCTCATCGAACGGCACCTGCCCACCACGGACGACTCCGGGCCCAGCGGCTC GAAGACACCCTCCCCCTCTGCGACTGGCGGGCGTGGGCCCGTCAGGAAGGGCAGCGGGGCAGGCAGGGCAACGGGGGAGGCGCCCCCTTGAACCCGGAGCACCTGACCGACCAAGCTCTGGCCCGAAAGCTGCGGGAGTTGGGGGCCGACCCGGGGCCGGTGACCCCCCTCACACGGAGGCTGTATGTGCGGCTCTTGGAGAGGCTGAGCAGGGACCCCGAGACTCCTGCCCGGAGGGGCTCTGCAG gagggttttttttccagattggcCCTCTTCTCGGAGGAGCTCAAGACGTGGGGAGGGGATTTGACCCGCCAGAGCCCCCCCCTGTCCCGGAGGACCCGTCTCCTCCTCGGAGTCCTGGACTGACCCTCCCCTTGTGCTCAGCCTACAGCCAGGAGCTGGACTCTGCCCTGCGCACCTACCGCATCCCCCCCTCCAAAGCCGACGAGATGGCTCTGGCCGCAGAGTTTGACCAGCCGGACAAGAGCCGGCGGTGGCGGGAGGGGCTGCTCAAGTCCAGCTTCAACTACCTGCTGCTGGACCCcag GGTGACCCAGAACCTGCCCGCCCGCTGCCAGCTGCTCAGCTCGGCCGAGGCCTTCCGGACGTTCGTCCGTGCCATCTTCTACGTGGGCAAGGGGACGCGCGGCAGGCCCTACCGCCACCTCTACGAAGCCTTGACCCACCACCGGGAGGGCCAGGGGAAGCCGGCaagacag GTCTCCTCCAAAGTCCAGCACATCCTGGAGATCTGGGCGGGGGGCCAGGGGGTCGTCTCCATGCACTGCTTCCAGAACGTCGTTCCTGTGGAGGCTTACACCCGCGAGGCCTGCATGGTGGACGCCATCG GCCTGAAGATGCTGACCAATCAGAAGAAGGGGAATTACTACGGCCTTGTGGCCGGCTGGCCGATGAAACGCCGAAGGAACCTGGGGGTCTTTCTCCTCCACCGGGCTCTCCGGATCTTCCTGGGCGAGGGCGAGCGGCAGCTGCGGCCTGCTGATATCTGA